A genomic stretch from Planctomycetaceae bacterium includes:
- a CDS encoding ABC transporter permease — translation MPNLIRTIQLALKSLMLHKLRSGLTMLGIVFGVFSVIAMLAIGEGASQQAQQQVLELGATNIIVRSVKPPKETAGAQSSNSFVLRYGLLRADYDLLSKTIPTVEKAIPIRELTKSCRHLHRELNCRIVGCTPEYLDVNHLMLAQGRFISDKDRSDKSNVAVLAAGSAQELFQYEDPLGQSIKIADRYYTIVGVTRAREASAAIGGSMSGQDYNNDVYIPLETMRARMGDLDIDRTTGSFSAEQIELNQITLRINDKDRVEQTADVIRESLRQNHKSDRDYSVVVPLELLRQAEQIRDIFNVVLGSIAAISLIVGGIGIMNIMLATVTERTREIGIRRALGAKQHDITLQFLTETVVLAGSGGLIGVALGLMTPIAFDLIKFVVENLIFEGGTAGSDLGKMLMGMQPRPVPASLPLAFGISVGIGVLFGLYPARAAARLDPIEALRHE, via the coding sequence ATGCCGAATTTGATTCGAACAATCCAGCTGGCTCTCAAGAGTCTGATGCTGCACAAGCTGCGGTCAGGGCTGACAATGCTGGGTATTGTCTTCGGAGTCTTTTCGGTCATTGCAATGCTGGCCATTGGTGAAGGCGCCAGCCAACAGGCTCAGCAACAGGTGCTTGAACTGGGGGCAACAAACATCATTGTCCGCAGCGTGAAGCCTCCGAAAGAAACAGCTGGCGCACAGAGCTCCAATTCGTTTGTGCTTCGCTATGGATTGCTTCGAGCAGACTACGATCTGTTATCGAAGACGATACCGACTGTCGAAAAAGCCATTCCCATCCGCGAACTCACAAAATCATGTCGCCACCTCCATCGTGAGCTGAATTGCAGAATCGTCGGCTGCACGCCCGAGTATCTGGATGTGAACCACCTGATGCTCGCGCAAGGCCGATTCATCTCGGACAAGGATCGATCCGACAAATCCAACGTCGCCGTCCTGGCGGCCGGCTCCGCGCAGGAGCTATTTCAGTACGAAGATCCTCTGGGGCAGTCAATCAAGATTGCCGACCGTTACTACACCATTGTAGGCGTGACCCGAGCCCGCGAAGCCAGCGCGGCCATCGGTGGCAGCATGTCAGGTCAGGACTACAACAACGACGTTTACATTCCGCTGGAAACGATGCGGGCACGAATGGGTGACCTGGATATCGATCGAACAACTGGCTCTTTCAGCGCAGAACAGATTGAACTCAACCAGATTACGCTGCGCATTAACGACAAAGATCGCGTTGAACAGACAGCCGACGTAATCCGGGAAAGCCTGCGGCAAAACCATAAATCGGACCGCGACTATTCCGTGGTTGTTCCGCTGGAACTTCTTCGACAAGCCGAACAGATTCGCGATATCTTTAACGTCGTCCTGGGTTCAATCGCCGCGATCAGCCTGATCGTTGGCGGTATCGGTATCATGAACATCATGCTCGCGACCGTCACAGAGCGGACCAGAGAAATCGGAATTCGACGAGCTCTCGGTGCGAAACAGCACGACATCACACTGCAATTTCTGACCGAGACGGTTGTGCTGGCTGGCAGTGGCGGATTAATCGGCGTAGCACTGGGCCTGATGACGCCGATCGCGTTCGATCTGATCAAGTTTGTCGTCGAGAATTTGATCTTCGAAGGTGGCACAGCTGGATCAGACCTTGGCAAGATGCTCATGGGAATGCAGCCACGTCCGGTTCCTGCCAGCCTCCCACTGGCGTTCGGCATCTCTGTCGGGATCGGCGTTCTGTTTGGACTCTACCCTGCGAGAGCCGCGGCTCGACTTGACCCGATTGAAGCATTGCGGCACGAGTAG
- a CDS encoding HlyD family efflux transporter periplasmic adaptor subunit yields MLPPKTVVARQLMTRYSNQRSGKSMLLIVVSMLIVGAVVAFSVPAIREPLMSAIRPSEASLSSRYILRMAEKGPFRIMITENGTVDSLRNATLTSKIEGSTTIISLVPEGSRVSGPVIADFDGVVEFVDVDSDSHKTLRVVADDGTEQSYDVTLGEFTEVLVEDRQKIRKGDYLAGDVLCELDSSVLVEKEKEQQIKLTTAKANLEKAQKNIQIQETTNASNIAKAELAESLAELDLEKYLAEGGEYQQALETLKGEIKQNEEALAMNMEDYERVRDQARRGYANLNVLEGSRIKVTQSEIQLVVKKGELNVLEKFTYTRTVKELKQLAEDTKRETQRAKLEGEAAMALLQADLEAAKLTEAVETEKLELLRRQIAASRLVASQAGEVVYASQKSSRSEPVVIEEGASVRERQAIINLPDLDAMKIDARIHESKISRVMVGQPVEIEIDALPGDPYHGRLQTVSSVPMPGSWPNTDLKEYQAVIEITDSTEKVRRLKPGMTAQVRIIVEDRKEDVLQVPVQSVISFSGHYFSYVAGKTTAERREIKVGDANDEYMEVLDGISEGEMVIMSPRTHFSKELSELENRLSTEAEANRPKAETPDRSKRGAGGPSMPGAAGMPGEMGSGRPRGEKGGEGARSGGPSPGAPQGASGAPGGGGGFDPKAIFDRQDKNKDGAITKDEASRPETFDQTDGNGDGKITLDEMMEAFRKRQEASGQGR; encoded by the coding sequence ATGCTCCCTCCTAAAACCGTCGTCGCTCGCCAGCTTATGACACGTTATTCGAATCAACGCTCCGGCAAATCAATGCTGCTGATCGTGGTATCGATGCTGATTGTCGGTGCGGTCGTGGCCTTTTCAGTGCCAGCGATTCGAGAACCCCTGATGTCAGCAATTCGCCCGTCGGAGGCGAGTCTGAGTTCCAGGTATATACTTCGCATGGCGGAAAAAGGCCCGTTCCGCATCATGATCACTGAGAATGGAACGGTCGACAGTCTTCGAAATGCAACGTTGACCAGCAAGATCGAGGGCTCGACCACTATTATCAGCCTCGTTCCTGAAGGCAGTCGCGTAAGCGGCCCCGTCATCGCAGACTTCGACGGTGTGGTAGAATTCGTCGACGTCGATTCGGATTCGCACAAGACACTGCGTGTTGTTGCTGACGACGGAACAGAACAAAGCTACGACGTCACTTTGGGCGAATTCACCGAGGTCCTCGTTGAAGACCGCCAGAAAATTCGCAAAGGCGACTACCTGGCGGGCGATGTTCTCTGTGAACTGGATTCGTCCGTCCTGGTTGAAAAAGAAAAAGAGCAGCAGATTAAGCTGACGACGGCCAAGGCGAATCTGGAAAAGGCGCAGAAGAACATCCAGATTCAGGAGACGACAAACGCCAGCAATATTGCCAAAGCTGAGCTGGCCGAATCTCTCGCAGAACTGGACCTCGAAAAGTATCTGGCCGAGGGCGGTGAGTACCAACAGGCCCTGGAAACACTGAAAGGCGAGATCAAACAGAACGAAGAAGCGCTCGCCATGAACATGGAAGATTATGAGCGTGTTCGGGACCAGGCTCGCCGTGGCTATGCCAATCTGAACGTACTCGAAGGCTCCCGGATTAAGGTGACGCAGTCAGAAATCCAGCTGGTCGTGAAGAAGGGTGAGCTGAACGTTCTGGAAAAGTTCACCTACACCCGCACTGTCAAAGAACTGAAGCAGCTGGCGGAAGACACGAAACGCGAGACGCAGCGAGCGAAGCTTGAAGGTGAGGCGGCCATGGCGCTGCTTCAGGCTGACCTGGAAGCGGCCAAACTGACCGAAGCCGTCGAAACGGAAAAGCTTGAACTGCTCCGGCGACAGATTGCCGCAAGCCGGCTGGTGGCATCTCAGGCCGGTGAAGTCGTTTACGCCTCCCAAAAGAGCAGCCGCAGCGAACCGGTCGTCATCGAAGAAGGAGCCAGTGTCCGTGAACGTCAGGCGATCATCAACCTGCCGGACCTGGATGCGATGAAGATCGACGCACGAATTCACGAATCAAAGATTAGCCGCGTGATGGTTGGTCAGCCGGTTGAAATTGAGATCGACGCATTGCCCGGGGACCCTTATCACGGCCGATTGCAAACGGTCTCGTCCGTGCCCATGCCGGGCAGCTGGCCCAATACCGACCTGAAAGAGTATCAGGCGGTGATTGAAATTACAGACTCAACCGAAAAGGTACGACGCCTGAAGCCGGGCATGACGGCGCAGGTTCGCATTATTGTCGAAGACCGAAAAGAAGATGTCCTGCAGGTTCCCGTTCAGTCGGTCATCTCGTTCTCTGGTCATTACTTCAGCTATGTTGCAGGCAAGACCACTGCGGAACGACGAGAGATTAAAGTTGGTGACGCGAACGATGAATACATGGAGGTCCTGGATGGGATTTCCGAAGGCGAAATGGTCATCATGAGCCCGCGCACCCACTTCTCGAAAGAGCTGAGCGAACTTGAAAATCGCCTGTCAACTGAAGCCGAAGCCAATCGCCCGAAAGCCGAAACGCCCGATCGATCAAAGCGTGGCGCGGGGGGCCCATCGATGCCGGGGGCGGCTGGAATGCCCGGAGAAATGGGAAGTGGTCGACCGCGGGGCGAAAAAGGTGGTGAAGGTGCCCGAAGTGGCGGTCCATCACCGGGCGCACCACAAGGCGCATCCGGGGCTCCAGGCGGTGGGGGCGGGTTCGATCCAAAAGCCATCTTTGATCGTCAGGATAAGAACAAGGATGGAGCGATCACAAAGGACGAGGCGAGCCGGCCTGAAACGTTCGACCAGACTGACGGGAACGGTGACGGAAAGATCACACTCGACGAAATGATGGAAGCATTCCGAAAACGACAGGAAGCATCGGGGCAGGGCCGCTAA
- a CDS encoding ABC transporter ATP-binding protein, whose product MPITPSARKPLVTLSDAALSFDGERQVLRQLNLEVAEGEFLSIVGPSGSGKSTVLRLIAGLLEPTGGSVSRHLERTSLHFGFVFQQPTLLPWRTAIQNLLLPAELGAEKKDVSIYDAQQMLRRVGLSESDTQKRPSALSGGMQMRLSLARALILRPDVLLLDEPLAAVDDLLRMSLQEEVRRLHEELSLTSVLVTHNLAEAVFMSDRVVVLSGSPARVTHDVPVKFKELRSSELRSSDEFHRQVDGLTRRLLGTATSIL is encoded by the coding sequence GTGCCCATAACGCCTTCCGCTCGTAAACCCCTTGTGACCCTTTCTGATGCGGCATTGTCGTTCGATGGAGAACGACAGGTCCTGCGGCAATTGAATCTGGAAGTCGCGGAGGGAGAATTCCTCAGCATCGTCGGACCTTCAGGCAGCGGCAAGTCGACGGTGCTGCGATTGATTGCGGGGCTTCTCGAGCCAACCGGCGGAAGTGTCAGCAGGCACCTCGAGAGAACTTCGCTGCATTTTGGGTTTGTTTTTCAGCAACCCACTCTGCTGCCCTGGCGTACGGCGATACAGAATCTGCTGCTGCCAGCGGAACTGGGAGCAGAAAAGAAGGATGTCTCGATCTATGACGCACAGCAAATGCTCAGGCGAGTGGGACTGTCAGAATCAGATACGCAAAAGCGTCCTTCAGCACTTTCGGGTGGGATGCAGATGCGGTTGTCCCTGGCCCGTGCGCTGATTCTTCGCCCCGATGTCTTACTGCTGGATGAGCCGCTGGCAGCTGTCGATGATCTGCTTCGAATGAGCCTGCAGGAAGAAGTTCGCCGGCTGCACGAGGAACTGTCACTGACTTCGGTTCTGGTGACTCACAATCTTGCTGAAGCTGTGTTTATGAGCGATCGCGTTGTTGTTTTGTCGGGCTCTCCTGCTCGCGTGACGCATGACGTGCCCGTCAAATTCAAAGAGCTTCGGAGTTCTGAACTCCGAAGCTCCGATGAGTTTCATCGTCAGGTGGATGGCCTGACGAGGCGTTTGCTGGGAACGGCTACTTCAATTCTCTGA
- a CDS encoding ABC transporter ATP-binding protein encodes MEMAAQVIDLQKHYDLGPVVVKALRGVSIDFPKGDFVAIMGSSGSGKSTLLNLLGALDRPTLGKYIIGGKDVSLMSDDQLSSIRNELIGFIFQSYNLIPQYTVVENIEVPLHYRTGYPTIGTKERERIEYLAKLVGLGDRLDHRPFQLSGGQQQRVAIARALVNDPQIILADEPTGNLDSATESEIMEMLLALNREGRTIIMVTHEPAVAKLAKRQIYMKDGVVAGEGVFPG; translated from the coding sequence ATGGAAATGGCAGCTCAGGTTATTGACCTGCAAAAGCATTACGACCTCGGCCCGGTCGTCGTTAAAGCGTTACGCGGAGTCTCGATTGATTTTCCGAAAGGGGACTTTGTCGCCATCATGGGATCATCCGGAAGCGGCAAGAGCACTCTTTTAAATCTGCTGGGAGCTCTGGATCGCCCGACACTCGGCAAGTACATCATCGGAGGCAAAGACGTCTCCCTGATGTCCGACGATCAATTGTCATCCATTCGCAATGAACTGATCGGATTTATTTTTCAGTCGTATAACCTGATCCCGCAGTACACAGTCGTGGAAAATATCGAAGTCCCGCTGCACTATCGAACCGGATATCCCACGATCGGTACGAAAGAACGCGAACGGATTGAATACCTGGCCAAGCTGGTCGGCCTTGGCGACCGTCTGGACCACCGGCCATTCCAGTTGTCTGGTGGTCAGCAGCAACGTGTCGCCATCGCTCGAGCGCTCGTGAATGATCCACAGATTATTCTGGCGGACGAGCCGACAGGAAACCTGGACTCTGCAACCGAATCAGAAATCATGGAGATGCTTCTGGCACTCAACCGTGAGGGTCGCACCATCATCATGGTGACTCACGAGCCGGCCGTCGCAAAACTAGCGAAACGACAAATCTACATGAAAGACGGAGTTGTTGCCGGAGAAGGAGTATTTCCCGGTTAA
- a CDS encoding TolC family protein, protein MLTKLTGTYARKVTTWLMMGSLSLSTFSGCSRQFWRRQAEKDTYNAVTEKLNDPRWQVPRIDLKPDVRSRFFDPYDPDCEPLPPDDPAAHEFMHCVNGKRGYKSWHKLGTALSIENPQWLEPYGVAVQGADPVIGHSQIQILKVTLPDAVDLAYIHSRDYQTNIEDLYLDALALTLERFRLGVRFINTAGAAPGAGFSLTNPDPGRSNAAFRPAFGISQALPAGGQIAVELVNQTVWLFGSKDSSASSMAFTLTQPLLLNAGRKIALEPLTQAERNVLYQARTLARFRQTLFTSVAQSYLGLLQQKQNILNTENNLRQLREQLDAQEAQDSRKPNLLPEMLPQMPDDFEIPESLQGNLRYDGRTLTWTGEMTDAQEQELLALTDNEAYQAAVQQIIAYKQGNVVSLSAAQLRTNYNSTQNQLENSRRQYADQLDNLKITLGLPPNVQLEIDETLLAPFELISLKLIQAEKEFRELQLSLGQKLLPPADTGAAVDVEILKDYLSELALDRDHLFEVGLTQVQNDFEPIRQILQATETDWQQTEDGRRYFISEGERERVMADLERDLRLFRMSEREFAIASATLDSFLEVANADSAQSILQKLDADNNGTVEPSEMPSAWQYLKQANKSDSVSMDADKLMQFIRKAAFALREDLQRAAQSLQVVQAGLRVEAIALNRFALTSGEPKPDIEEVVRIGLEQRHDLMNARASVMDRRRAVEIAANRLESTMDLRLSAKTGAGGESSNYQGGIDFKTPMDMVDERNAYNVALINYQRERRAYMLLEDQIKQSIRQAWRQITVQEKRIEVDRQTVRNAALQYDNASLSAQGAAQTNALNLLNALNSVLGAQNSLVSDWVTYENNRLNVFRDMGIMEIDRRGVWTDGFYQKMDGVQSEGSPDFSSVPPIPNP, encoded by the coding sequence ATGCTGACTAAACTGACTGGTACATACGCACGCAAAGTGACCACATGGCTCATGATGGGGTCACTGAGCTTGTCTACGTTCAGCGGGTGTTCGCGCCAATTCTGGCGACGGCAGGCAGAAAAAGATACCTACAATGCGGTCACCGAGAAGCTGAATGATCCGCGATGGCAGGTCCCCCGGATCGACCTGAAGCCGGATGTCCGAAGCCGATTTTTCGATCCCTATGATCCGGATTGTGAACCACTTCCGCCCGATGATCCAGCTGCACACGAATTCATGCACTGCGTGAATGGAAAACGCGGGTACAAGAGCTGGCACAAGCTGGGCACAGCACTCAGCATTGAAAACCCGCAATGGCTGGAACCATACGGAGTGGCGGTGCAGGGCGCCGATCCCGTGATTGGACATTCCCAGATTCAGATCCTGAAAGTCACCCTTCCGGATGCCGTGGACCTGGCCTACATCCACAGCAGAGATTATCAGACAAACATCGAGGACCTCTATCTGGATGCTCTTGCCTTAACGCTGGAAAGATTTCGTTTAGGCGTCCGTTTCATTAATACGGCCGGAGCCGCACCGGGAGCTGGTTTTTCGCTGACAAATCCGGATCCGGGGCGTTCCAATGCCGCCTTCCGTCCGGCATTTGGAATCTCTCAGGCACTTCCTGCCGGCGGGCAGATTGCCGTTGAACTTGTCAACCAAACCGTCTGGCTGTTTGGTTCGAAGGATTCTTCAGCATCGTCGATGGCCTTTACACTGACGCAGCCTCTGCTGCTGAACGCTGGTCGCAAGATCGCTCTGGAACCGCTGACACAGGCAGAACGTAATGTTCTGTATCAGGCGAGAACACTGGCTCGATTTCGACAAACGCTCTTCACCAGTGTTGCTCAAAGTTACCTGGGCCTGCTGCAGCAAAAGCAGAACATCCTGAATACGGAAAACAATTTGCGTCAGCTTCGAGAGCAGCTGGATGCTCAGGAAGCTCAGGATAGCCGTAAGCCCAATCTGCTGCCGGAGATGTTGCCGCAGATGCCGGATGACTTCGAAATTCCGGAAAGTCTTCAGGGAAATCTTCGATACGACGGTCGCACCCTGACGTGGACCGGTGAGATGACCGACGCGCAGGAACAGGAATTACTGGCCCTGACCGACAACGAAGCCTATCAGGCCGCTGTGCAGCAGATCATTGCTTACAAACAGGGCAATGTGGTCAGTCTGTCGGCGGCACAGTTGCGGACCAATTACAACAGTACTCAGAACCAGCTGGAGAACTCTCGTCGACAGTATGCCGATCAGCTGGACAATTTGAAGATCACCCTCGGTCTTCCGCCCAACGTACAACTTGAGATCGATGAAACACTGCTGGCTCCATTCGAATTAATCAGCCTGAAACTGATTCAGGCGGAAAAGGAATTTCGTGAGCTTCAGCTTTCTCTGGGGCAAAAGCTTCTGCCGCCGGCAGACACCGGCGCGGCCGTTGATGTTGAGATCCTGAAAGACTACCTCTCAGAACTGGCGCTCGACAGAGATCACCTGTTTGAGGTGGGCCTGACACAGGTGCAGAATGACTTTGAGCCAATCCGCCAGATTTTGCAGGCCACAGAAACCGACTGGCAGCAGACAGAAGACGGACGCAGATACTTCATCTCAGAAGGTGAGCGCGAGCGAGTCATGGCGGATCTGGAAAGGGATCTGCGGCTGTTCCGAATGAGTGAGCGCGAGTTTGCCATTGCATCTGCCACACTGGATTCTTTCCTGGAAGTCGCGAATGCCGATAGTGCACAATCGATCCTTCAGAAGCTGGATGCAGACAACAACGGAACCGTGGAACCCTCGGAGATGCCGTCTGCATGGCAGTACCTGAAGCAGGCCAACAAGAGCGATTCCGTCAGCATGGATGCGGACAAGCTGATGCAGTTCATCCGCAAAGCGGCATTCGCCCTGCGGGAAGACCTTCAGCGCGCGGCACAGAGCCTTCAGGTGGTGCAGGCGGGTCTTCGCGTGGAAGCCATCGCGTTAAATCGGTTCGCGCTGACGTCGGGCGAGCCCAAACCCGATATCGAAGAAGTCGTGAGGATTGGGCTGGAACAACGACACGACCTGATGAACGCTCGAGCCAGCGTTATGGACAGGCGGCGTGCTGTTGAAATCGCCGCAAATCGGCTTGAATCCACCATGGACCTGCGGCTTTCCGCAAAGACCGGGGCCGGCGGCGAATCCTCCAATTACCAGGGGGGCATCGACTTTAAGACGCCGATGGATATGGTGGACGAGCGAAATGCCTACAACGTTGCCCTGATCAATTATCAGCGTGAACGCCGGGCCTACATGCTGCTGGAAGACCAGATTAAGCAGAGTATTCGCCAGGCCTGGCGTCAGATTACAGTTCAGGAGAAGCGAATTGAGGTAGACAGACAAACAGTTCGAAACGCTGCTCTGCAGTACGACAACGCCTCGTTGTCCGCTCAGGGAGCCGCCCAGACGAACGCTCTGAACCTGTTGAACGCCTTGAATTCGGTACTTGGAGCCCAGAATTCTTTGGTGAGTGACTGGGTCACGTACGAAAATAACCGTCTCAATGTGTTCCGCGATATGGGTATTATGGAAATCGACCGGCGCGGAGTTTGGACTGACGGGTTTTATCAGAAGATGGATGGTGTACAATCTGAAGGCTCACCAGACTTCAGTTCTGTCCCGCCGATACCGAATCCTTAG
- a CDS encoding 3-oxoacyl-ACP synthase III has product MRYQNVCIEAVSHTLPTNVVTSEELERQLAPVYERLGLPSGRLELMTGIQERRFFDRHTRPGTISAETANNAIDRSGIPRHYFGALIHGSVCRDQMEPATAAAVHAAAQLPGDSLVMDVSNACLGLLNGMLIIADLIELGRIRAGVVVGTETGRSLVEGTIDSLLNDPSITRQSIKPAFASLTIGSGSAAIVLCDKRLSKTHRMLKGGAFLSDSSAHNLCAGGVDSSANGDSRPRMETDSEALLHAGIAIAQRTWTKAKALLSWTNTSVHRVFTHQVGKQHRNLLMERLGLDPRLDFPTVERFGNTGAAALPMALSLGLENNPPAAGTNLALMGIGSGLNSIILGVECR; this is encoded by the coding sequence ATGCGTTATCAGAACGTCTGTATCGAAGCCGTCAGCCACACCCTTCCCACCAACGTTGTGACATCGGAAGAATTGGAGCGACAGTTGGCTCCTGTGTACGAACGGCTGGGCCTGCCATCCGGGCGTCTGGAGCTTATGACCGGAATTCAGGAGCGTCGATTTTTCGATCGACACACGCGTCCCGGAACAATTAGCGCCGAAACCGCAAACAACGCCATCGATCGATCCGGCATACCCCGGCACTATTTTGGTGCATTGATCCACGGCTCTGTCTGTCGCGACCAGATGGAACCCGCAACGGCAGCCGCAGTTCATGCAGCCGCTCAACTTCCCGGTGATTCGCTCGTGATGGACGTGAGCAACGCGTGCCTGGGCCTCTTGAATGGCATGCTGATCATCGCTGATCTGATTGAACTCGGCCGAATCCGTGCAGGCGTCGTTGTTGGAACGGAAACCGGTCGAAGCCTTGTCGAAGGGACAATCGATAGTTTGCTGAATGATCCGTCGATCACTCGACAATCCATCAAACCAGCCTTTGCATCTCTCACGATTGGATCCGGTTCGGCCGCCATCGTCCTTTGCGACAAACGACTCAGCAAGACGCACCGAATGTTGAAAGGTGGAGCGTTCTTATCCGATTCGTCAGCCCATAATCTTTGCGCTGGAGGAGTCGATTCGTCTGCGAATGGAGATTCCAGACCCCGAATGGAGACAGATTCTGAGGCCCTGCTTCACGCAGGAATCGCCATCGCTCAAAGGACATGGACCAAAGCCAAGGCCCTTCTGAGCTGGACGAATACGTCGGTCCATCGTGTATTTACTCACCAGGTTGGAAAACAACATCGCAATCTCTTGATGGAACGCCTTGGACTGGACCCACGACTGGATTTTCCAACAGTGGAGCGATTCGGAAATACTGGCGCGGCAGCGCTGCCGATGGCGTTGTCGCTGGGGCTGGAAAACAATCCTCCGGCAGCGGGAACCAACCTGGCTCTGATGGGGATTGGCAGCGGATTAAACTCCATCATACTGGGCGTTGAATGTCGGTAG
- a CDS encoding DUF1080 domain-containing protein, whose amino-acid sequence MRFFTFMLTCLLIVTENADDNRNAPAESEGMKVLFNGMDLEGWSGDPRLWSVKDGVIHGETTPENAANGNTFLIWQGGKLNDFELRLSFRCNASNNSGIQYRSRHITEGKVRNDWVVRGYQHEIRNENTLPNVSGFIYDEGGKRGRICLVGEKANWSDGKKHVQEELISKEEYSNLFKVDDWNDVVIIAKGNHIQHYTNGRLVLDFTDEDPELALKEGIVALQLHAGKPMWVEFKNIRVRELK is encoded by the coding sequence ATGCGATTCTTTACGTTCATGTTGACCTGCCTGCTGATCGTCACAGAGAATGCGGACGACAACAGAAATGCCCCTGCAGAGTCGGAAGGCATGAAGGTGTTGTTTAATGGAATGGACCTCGAAGGCTGGAGTGGCGACCCAAGACTCTGGTCCGTGAAAGACGGTGTCATCCATGGTGAAACTACTCCCGAAAACGCCGCCAACGGCAATACATTCCTGATCTGGCAGGGAGGAAAGCTGAACGACTTTGAATTGCGATTGTCATTCCGCTGCAACGCCTCCAACAATTCAGGCATCCAGTACCGATCTCGTCACATCACCGAAGGTAAAGTTCGCAACGACTGGGTGGTCCGTGGATACCAGCATGAAATCCGAAATGAGAACACACTGCCCAACGTCAGCGGGTTTATCTACGACGAGGGTGGCAAGCGAGGACGAATTTGTCTTGTCGGCGAAAAGGCGAACTGGTCTGACGGAAAGAAGCATGTTCAGGAGGAATTGATCTCGAAGGAAGAATATTCCAACCTGTTCAAAGTCGATGACTGGAACGATGTCGTCATCATTGCAAAAGGCAACCACATCCAGCACTACACCAACGGTCGCCTCGTGCTGGACTTCACCGACGAAGACCCTGAGCTGGCCCTGAAAGAAGGTATCGTCGCGCTGCAACTGCACGCCGGTAAGCCGATGTGGGTTGAATTCAAAAATATCCGCGTCAGAGAATTGAAGTAG